A region of Nitrospinota bacterium DNA encodes the following proteins:
- a CDS encoding DnaJ domain-containing protein encodes MNPRTKEFKDYYTILSVPEKATDAEIKKSYRKLALENHPDHHPDDPKSEDRFKEITEAYGVLIDPVKRREYNLFRAATLSGSGPGPNPFSYSQQDIFENMFRQGFSRDIFEELNREFAKSGVRSGNPFFQSMLFGGALGGLTRILGMIPGPLGKIGHGIRIAQMVGSSLMAYNQMRQAQKKTSPTGKGEPSHDILDSVKGILKKGVSTLAAPGKDSMNINLSITLPAVEALNGTRKKISYKAGKETEQLVVRIPSNFPPDGKLRIPAKGNIKNGERGDLILTVKIQS; translated from the coding sequence ATGAACCCTCGCACCAAAGAATTTAAAGATTACTACACGATCCTGAGCGTTCCGGAAAAGGCGACCGATGCGGAAATCAAAAAGTCTTACCGGAAGCTCGCCCTGGAAAATCATCCCGATCATCATCCCGACGACCCTAAAAGCGAAGACAGGTTCAAGGAAATTACCGAAGCTTACGGAGTTTTGATCGATCCCGTTAAAAGGCGGGAATACAATCTCTTTCGAGCAGCCACCCTTTCCGGAAGCGGTCCTGGCCCGAATCCATTCAGCTATTCACAGCAGGACATTTTTGAAAACATGTTCCGGCAGGGGTTTTCCAGGGATATTTTCGAAGAATTGAATCGGGAGTTTGCCAAATCGGGAGTTCGCTCGGGCAACCCTTTTTTTCAGTCCATGCTTTTTGGCGGCGCTCTCGGCGGCCTGACCCGCATCCTGGGAATGATCCCCGGCCCACTGGGGAAAATCGGCCACGGTATCCGAATCGCGCAAATGGTCGGTTCCTCGCTCATGGCCTACAATCAGATGCGACAGGCGCAAAAAAAAACCTCGCCGACGGGAAAAGGCGAGCCATCTCACGACATTCTGGACTCGGTGAAGGGAATCCTGAAAAAGGGCGTTAGCACCCTTGCCGCCCCTGGCAAAGACTCGATGAACATCAACCTGTCCATCACCCTCCCGGCTGTAGAAGCACTGAACGGCACGCGAAAAAAAATCTCTTATAAAGCGGGCAAGGAAACCGAACAACTGGTCGTTCGCATCCCCTCCAATTTCCCCCCGGATGGAAAGTTGCGTATCCCCGCAAAGGGCAACATCAAAAACGGTGAACGCGGGGACTTGATCCTCACCGTCAAGATTCAATCCTGA